The following proteins come from a genomic window of Nocardiopsis sp. YSL2:
- a CDS encoding helix-turn-helix transcriptional regulator yields MLRGRDGETARIDAILAAARSGRSGALVLRGEAGIGKSALLDHAEREAAAAGIRVLRGAGVESESDLPYAGLHLLLGRAMGHADALPDPQARALRGALGLTDSASPSRFLVGLAVLTLLAELAAAGPVLCLIDDAHWLDRESAEALLFATRRLEAEGVAVLLAVREPHAPLLSTPHLDELRLRRLPRADAQALLLEHAADLPRQVRGQVLAEAAGNPLALLTLTAVQRDGYSSTRMGVPGRIQDTFAGQVAALPEGTRALLLVAAADDSADAATVLRAARDLDARPDDLGPAERLGLLRVAGNRVEFAHPLIRASAYEHATSEERAAAHRALAGVYADHPEAADRRARHLAAATPTTDEEVAALLETAAERARARGGLSAMATAYERAATLSPDPADRRRRTIAAAGAAAYAGDHGRAADLLGSVTGTDDTAQRVTVARLHSMLAAAEGRADTSYRVLFAAALETGAQHGPEDTHRHEGAAVSAGAEGTATTDGTATGTATTDGTATADAATGADRTTESGKLLLEAVRAAWVANDFDCVARIGDHAARHPGGAPARTLARAALATNRLDQGHTAEGVAALRASLDGHDALVARSLNDRVLYARLHLIAGDFDAAHRAAVDLEAECRSQGALAVLPQVQVILARTQFFLGSHRDARATVEDGLRTATDGRQPTSRAELAAIGAELAAVRGDAERCRALAAEPLELGVAPASVHAAVALSLLDLGQGRPEEALARLESVVEGTRPMGIVGNLPLLVEAAFRLGRTDRAADAADRYTAWATAVDRPWATSLVLRCRALLDGSEDAYRGALALDASPFDQARTRLLFGTWLRRARRTTEAREQLHQAADAFRRWGARPWEERAGAELRATGETRAADTLARDRSEDPLDRLTPQELQVVRLAATGLTNRDIGARLFLSPRTVGHHLYKAYPKLGVASRAELAALGLHRDQERRRSDGGRAEAPVG; encoded by the coding sequence GTGCTGCGCGGACGCGACGGTGAGACGGCGAGGATCGACGCGATCCTCGCCGCGGCCCGTTCCGGCCGCAGCGGGGCCCTGGTGCTGCGGGGCGAGGCCGGTATCGGCAAATCGGCCCTGCTGGACCACGCCGAACGCGAGGCCGCGGCCGCCGGGATACGGGTGCTGCGCGGCGCCGGAGTGGAGTCCGAGAGCGATCTGCCCTACGCGGGCCTGCACCTGCTGCTGGGCCGCGCGATGGGGCACGCGGACGCGCTGCCCGACCCGCAGGCCAGGGCACTGCGCGGCGCCCTCGGGCTGACGGACTCCGCGTCGCCGAGCCGGTTCCTGGTGGGCCTGGCGGTCCTGACGCTCCTGGCCGAACTGGCCGCCGCCGGGCCGGTGCTCTGCCTGATCGACGACGCGCACTGGCTCGACCGGGAGTCGGCCGAGGCGCTGCTGTTCGCGACCCGGCGGCTGGAGGCCGAGGGGGTCGCGGTGCTCCTGGCGGTCCGCGAACCGCACGCGCCGCTGCTGTCCACGCCCCACCTCGACGAACTGCGGCTGCGGCGGCTGCCCCGGGCCGACGCGCAGGCGCTGCTCCTGGAACACGCCGCCGACCTCCCCCGACAGGTGCGCGGACAGGTACTGGCCGAGGCGGCCGGCAATCCGCTGGCACTGCTCACCCTGACCGCCGTCCAGCGGGACGGGTACTCCAGCACCCGGATGGGCGTTCCGGGTCGGATCCAGGACACCTTCGCCGGCCAGGTCGCCGCCCTCCCCGAAGGGACGCGGGCACTCCTGCTCGTCGCGGCGGCCGACGACTCCGCCGACGCCGCCACGGTGCTGCGCGCGGCCCGCGACCTGGACGCGCGTCCGGACGACCTGGGCCCCGCCGAGCGCCTGGGACTGCTGCGCGTGGCGGGGAACCGGGTGGAGTTCGCGCACCCGCTGATCCGCGCGTCCGCCTACGAGCACGCGACGTCCGAGGAGCGCGCGGCGGCCCACCGTGCCCTGGCCGGGGTGTACGCCGACCATCCGGAGGCCGCCGACCGCCGTGCGCGGCACCTGGCCGCGGCGACGCCCACCACCGACGAGGAGGTCGCCGCCCTCCTGGAGACGGCCGCCGAGCGGGCCCGCGCCCGCGGCGGCCTGTCCGCGATGGCCACCGCCTACGAGCGCGCCGCCACGCTGTCGCCCGACCCCGCCGACCGGCGGCGCCGCACGATCGCCGCCGCCGGGGCCGCCGCCTACGCGGGCGACCACGGACGTGCGGCGGACCTCCTGGGATCCGTCACCGGTACCGACGACACCGCGCAGCGCGTGACCGTGGCCAGGCTGCACTCGATGCTCGCCGCCGCCGAAGGTCGCGCGGACACCTCCTACCGGGTCCTCTTCGCGGCCGCGCTGGAGACCGGGGCACAGCACGGGCCGGAGGACACGCACCGGCACGAGGGGGCCGCCGTGTCCGCCGGGGCCGAGGGCACCGCCACGACCGACGGCACAGCCACCGGGACCGCCACGACCGACGGGACCGCCACGGCCGACGCGGCCACGGGGGCGGACCGGACCACGGAGAGCGGGAAGCTCCTGTTGGAGGCCGTGCGGGCCGCGTGGGTGGCCAACGACTTCGACTGCGTCGCGCGGATCGGCGACCACGCCGCACGGCACCCCGGCGGCGCCCCGGCTCGGACCCTCGCCCGGGCGGCGCTCGCCACCAACCGACTCGACCAGGGCCACACGGCCGAGGGCGTGGCCGCGCTGCGCGCCTCCCTGGACGGCCACGACGCCCTGGTGGCCCGGTCCCTGAACGACCGCGTGCTCTACGCACGCCTGCACCTGATCGCCGGGGACTTCGACGCGGCCCACCGGGCCGCCGTCGACCTGGAGGCCGAGTGCCGCTCCCAGGGCGCGCTCGCCGTGCTGCCGCAGGTCCAGGTGATACTCGCGCGTACCCAGTTCTTTCTCGGCAGCCACCGCGACGCGCGCGCCACGGTCGAGGACGGACTGCGCACCGCCACCGACGGCCGCCAGCCCACGTCCCGAGCGGAACTGGCCGCGATCGGCGCCGAACTCGCCGCCGTCCGGGGCGACGCCGAGCGCTGCCGCGCGCTGGCGGCCGAGCCGCTCGAACTCGGTGTGGCCCCCGCGTCCGTCCACGCCGCCGTCGCCCTGAGCCTGCTCGACCTCGGCCAGGGCCGCCCCGAGGAGGCCCTGGCCAGGTTGGAGTCCGTCGTGGAGGGCACCCGACCGATGGGGATCGTCGGCAACCTGCCCCTGCTGGTCGAGGCCGCGTTCCGACTCGGCCGCACCGACCGGGCCGCCGACGCCGCCGACCGGTACACCGCCTGGGCCACCGCCGTCGACCGGCCGTGGGCCACGTCGCTGGTGCTGCGCTGCCGCGCGCTGCTCGACGGTTCCGAGGACGCCTACCGCGGCGCGCTCGCACTGGACGCCTCCCCCTTCGACCAGGCGCGGACCCGGCTGCTCTTCGGTACGTGGCTGCGCCGCGCCCGCCGCACGACCGAGGCCCGCGAACAGCTCCACCAGGCCGCCGACGCCTTCCGCCGCTGGGGGGCTCGTCCCTGGGAGGAGCGGGCCGGCGCCGAACTGCGCGCCACCGGGGAGACCCGGGCGGCCGACACCCTGGCGCGCGACCGCTCCGAGGACCCGCTGGACCGGCTCACACCCCAGGAGCTCCAGGTCGTCCGGCTGGCCGCGACCGGGCTCACCAACCGCGACATCGGCGCCCGGCTCTTCCTGAGCCCCCGCACGGTCGGTCACCACCTCTACAAGGCCTACCCCAAGCTCGGTGTGGCCTCCCGGGCCGAACTCGCCGCTCTGGGCCTCCATCGTGACCAGGAACGACGACGGTCGGACGGGGGCCGGGCCGAAGCGCCCGTCGGATGA
- a CDS encoding SDR family oxidoreductase → MDDHSENHGKYLVTGATGKVGGSAVRQLLDAGYGNVRALVRDPGRARLPAGVEVVRGDLTRAASLDAALDGVTRVLLVWPTLQADGTAPAAVARITRDARRVVYLSAAGAEAPSDENPVAGSHAELERLIRGSGAEWTFVRAGGFAGNDLGWAEEVRTTGVVREAFPGWKRSPIHEADLAAVALRALTTDDHVGAAYEVTGPENLDQAERVRIIGEVTGRPLRFEPLSPEEALEGYRRWLPPEAVEDTLRHMAEMTRHPEPVTTAVADVTGRPALTYRRWVADHMADFLPEDAREAGTPARIAAG, encoded by the coding sequence ATGGACGACCACAGCGAAAACCACGGAAAGTACCTCGTCACCGGCGCCACGGGCAAGGTCGGAGGCAGCGCTGTCCGACAACTGCTCGACGCCGGCTACGGCAACGTCCGCGCGCTGGTGCGCGACCCCGGACGTGCCCGGCTCCCAGCGGGAGTGGAGGTGGTGCGCGGCGACCTGACCCGCGCCGCCTCCCTGGACGCCGCGCTCGACGGAGTCACCCGGGTCCTGCTGGTCTGGCCCACGCTCCAGGCCGACGGCACGGCGCCCGCGGCCGTCGCCCGCATCACCCGCGACGCCCGGCGCGTGGTGTACCTGTCCGCCGCGGGCGCCGAGGCCCCCTCGGACGAGAACCCCGTCGCGGGCTCCCACGCGGAGCTCGAACGGCTGATCCGCGGCTCCGGCGCCGAGTGGACCTTCGTACGCGCCGGCGGCTTCGCCGGCAACGACCTCGGTTGGGCGGAGGAGGTCCGCACCACCGGCGTGGTCAGGGAGGCGTTCCCCGGCTGGAAGCGCTCGCCGATCCACGAGGCCGACCTGGCCGCGGTGGCCCTGCGCGCCCTGACCACCGACGACCACGTCGGCGCAGCCTACGAGGTGACGGGGCCGGAGAACCTGGACCAGGCCGAGCGGGTCCGGATCATCGGTGAGGTCACGGGACGGCCGCTGCGGTTCGAGCCGCTCTCACCGGAGGAGGCCCTGGAGGGCTACCGGCGGTGGCTGCCGCCGGAGGCGGTCGAGGACACGCTCAGGCACATGGCCGAGATGACCCGCCACCCCGAACCGGTCACCACGGCCGTCGCCGACGTGACCGGCCGCCCCGCTCTGACCTACCGGCGGTGGGTGGCGGACCACATGGCCGACTTCCTCCCCGAGGACGCCCGAGAGGCCGGTACCCCCGCCCGGATCGCCGCCGGCTAG
- a CDS encoding ArsO family NAD(P)H-dependent flavin-containing monooxygenase yields the protein MGASADAETDVVVIGGGQAGLAAGYFLRRAKARFVILDDRESPGGAWGDYWDSLRLFSPAAHSPLPGWWMPEEPGQEYPSARHVTDYLAEYERRYDLPVRRPVAVTEVRRAGGGLEAVTAAGTWRARHVVSATGTWSRPFLPDVPGRDLFEGRQLHTVDYRSPEEFAGQRVVVVGGGNSAAQILAELSEVARTAWLTRRPPRLMPDDVDGRVLFDVATRRTLGGADGGVGALGDIVMVPSVRAARDRGVLKAQPMAERLTRTGVVWADGSAMEADAIVWCTGFRAALDHLAPLEPFDADGRVPLDGARCLREPRLHLLGYGDWTGAASATLIGAGRTAKAAVARIAEDLGAERAH from the coding sequence GTGGGCGCATCCGCGGACGCCGAGACGGACGTCGTGGTGATCGGCGGCGGCCAGGCGGGACTGGCGGCCGGGTACTTCCTGCGGCGCGCCAAGGCGCGGTTCGTCATCCTCGACGACCGCGAGTCGCCCGGTGGGGCCTGGGGTGACTACTGGGACTCGCTCCGGCTGTTCTCACCGGCCGCGCACAGCCCGCTGCCCGGCTGGTGGATGCCGGAGGAGCCGGGGCAGGAGTACCCCTCGGCGCGGCACGTGACCGACTACCTGGCCGAGTACGAGCGCCGGTACGACCTGCCCGTGCGCCGACCGGTCGCCGTGACGGAGGTCCGCCGCGCCGGCGGCGGCCTGGAGGCGGTCACGGCGGCCGGGACGTGGCGGGCACGGCACGTGGTCAGCGCGACCGGGACCTGGAGCCGCCCGTTCCTGCCCGACGTGCCCGGGCGCGACCTGTTCGAGGGCCGACAGCTCCACACGGTGGACTACCGGAGCCCGGAGGAGTTCGCCGGCCAACGGGTCGTGGTGGTCGGAGGAGGCAACTCCGCGGCACAGATCCTGGCCGAGCTGTCCGAGGTCGCGCGGACCGCCTGGCTCACCCGGCGGCCGCCGCGCCTGATGCCCGACGACGTCGACGGCCGGGTGCTGTTCGACGTGGCCACCAGGAGGACGCTGGGCGGGGCCGACGGAGGTGTCGGGGCCCTCGGCGACATCGTGATGGTGCCGAGCGTGCGCGCGGCCCGCGACCGGGGGGTGCTCAAGGCGCAGCCGATGGCCGAGCGGCTGACCCGGACGGGAGTCGTCTGGGCCGACGGGAGCGCGATGGAAGCGGACGCGATCGTGTGGTGCACCGGGTTCCGCGCCGCTCTGGACCACCTGGCGCCGCTGGAGCCGTTCGACGCCGACGGGCGTGTCCCGCTCGACGGTGCGCGGTGTCTGAGGGAGCCGCGCCTGCACCTGCTGGGCTACGGCGACTGGACGGGGGCCGCCTCTGCCACGCTGATCGGGGCGGGCCGTACCGCTAAGGCCGCCGTCGCCCGCATCGCCGAGGACCTGGGCGCGGAGCGGGCACACTGA
- a CDS encoding NAD(P)/FAD-dependent oxidoreductase, with amino-acid sequence MEHAHLIVVGAGQAGLAAAHEAARRGVRPLVLEAADRAGGAWPHHYDSLTLFSPARFSALPGRPMPGDGDRYPRRDEVVAYLRAYARDLDADIRYGQRVTAVGRERGGGLTVTTADGTRIQAPALVAATGGFSRPHRPALPGLDAFSGTVLHSGEYRSPEPLAGRRVVVVGGGNSAVQIAAELADTARVTLASRAPIAWVRQRPLGRDLHWWFTRSGLDTAPVRRFWERGPALVMDDGRYRAAFASGNPDRRPMFTRVCPNGVEWADGTREEVDALVLATGFRPALGYLAGTDALDDDGRPLQSRGVSATVPGLGYVGLEFQRSFSSATLRGVGRDARHVLRRIL; translated from the coding sequence GTGGAACACGCACACCTGATCGTGGTCGGCGCCGGCCAGGCGGGACTGGCCGCCGCGCACGAGGCCGCCCGGCGCGGCGTCCGCCCCCTCGTCCTGGAGGCCGCCGACCGCGCGGGCGGCGCCTGGCCGCACCACTACGACAGCCTGACCCTGTTCTCCCCCGCCCGGTTCTCCGCCCTGCCCGGCCGCCCGATGCCCGGGGACGGCGACCGCTACCCGCGCCGCGACGAGGTCGTGGCCTACCTGCGCGCCTACGCACGGGACCTGGACGCCGACATCCGCTACGGCCAGCGCGTCACCGCGGTGGGACGCGAGCGCGGCGGCGGCCTCACCGTCACCACCGCCGACGGGACGCGGATCCAAGCTCCCGCGCTGGTGGCCGCCACCGGAGGGTTCTCCCGTCCGCACCGGCCCGCCCTGCCGGGCCTGGACGCGTTCTCGGGCACCGTGCTCCACAGCGGCGAGTACCGGTCGCCGGAGCCGCTGGCCGGCCGACGCGTGGTGGTGGTCGGCGGCGGAAACTCCGCCGTACAGATCGCCGCCGAACTGGCGGACACCGCGAGGGTGACCCTGGCCAGCCGGGCGCCGATCGCCTGGGTACGACAGCGGCCGCTCGGCCGCGACCTGCACTGGTGGTTCACCCGCAGCGGGCTGGACACGGCCCCGGTCCGCCGGTTCTGGGAGCGGGGACCGGCCCTGGTCATGGACGACGGGCGCTACCGCGCCGCCTTCGCCTCCGGCAATCCGGACCGGCGCCCGATGTTCACCCGGGTGTGCCCGAACGGGGTCGAGTGGGCGGACGGCACCAGGGAGGAGGTGGACGCGCTCGTGCTGGCCACGGGGTTCCGGCCCGCCCTGGGGTACCTGGCGGGAACAGACGCCCTGGACGACGACGGACGGCCCCTCCAGTCGCGCGGCGTCTCCGCGACCGTGCCCGGCCTGGGCTACGTGGGCCTGGAGTTCCAGCGCAGCTTCTCCTCGGCGACCCTGCGCGGTGTCGGCCGCGACGCCCGCCACGTCCTGCGCCGGATCCTGTAG
- a CDS encoding MFS transporter produces MSRSAFPAGAPAHGPRRAPGAGRALAALCVTVTTGYGVLFYAFPVLAPAIAADTAWSLAGVTAVFSAAQVVAGLSGIAVGRWVDARGPRPVMTAAAVLAVPAVAALGLAPSLWAFGAAWLVCGAAMAGLFYPPAFAALTRWYGEERVRALTVLTLAAGFASTVFAPLTAVLEAALGWRGAYLALAGVLAAVVVPLHALALTPPWDRAPRRRGPDGARRLPSAVRDPAFAALAASLALGSFTVYAVVVNLVPLVEGRGFGTTAAAWALGVGGVGQVLGRLAYAPAERWLAPVPRTALVLLACAATTALFALVPGPLPLLLGIALLAGAARGVLTLLHATAVADRWGTGDYATLNGLLHTPLIFATALAPWAGAALAGPLGGHPAVFALMAALAALGALLALATRTERTTDKDAHLWNTHT; encoded by the coding sequence GTGAGCCGATCCGCCTTCCCCGCCGGGGCTCCCGCACACGGGCCCCGGCGGGCCCCCGGGGCGGGACGGGCCCTGGCCGCGCTCTGCGTCACCGTCACGACCGGCTACGGCGTGCTGTTCTACGCCTTCCCCGTGCTCGCTCCGGCCATCGCCGCGGACACCGCGTGGTCGCTGGCGGGGGTCACCGCCGTGTTCTCCGCCGCGCAGGTGGTGGCGGGACTGAGCGGGATCGCCGTGGGCCGGTGGGTCGACGCGCGGGGGCCGCGCCCGGTGATGACGGCGGCGGCCGTCCTCGCGGTCCCGGCCGTGGCGGCGCTCGGCCTCGCCCCGAGCCTGTGGGCCTTCGGCGCCGCCTGGCTCGTCTGCGGGGCCGCGATGGCGGGGCTGTTCTACCCTCCGGCCTTCGCCGCCCTGACCCGCTGGTACGGGGAGGAGCGTGTGCGGGCGCTCACCGTCCTGACGCTGGCCGCCGGGTTCGCCAGCACGGTCTTCGCTCCGCTCACGGCCGTCCTGGAGGCGGCGCTGGGCTGGCGCGGCGCCTACCTCGCGCTCGCGGGCGTGCTCGCGGCGGTGGTCGTGCCCCTGCACGCCCTCGCCCTGACCCCGCCGTGGGACCGGGCACCGCGCCGCCGGGGACCGGACGGCGCCCGCCGGCTCCCCTCCGCGGTCCGGGACCCCGCGTTCGCGGCCCTGGCCGCGTCGCTGGCCCTGGGGTCGTTCACGGTGTACGCGGTGGTGGTCAATCTCGTGCCCCTGGTCGAAGGACGCGGGTTCGGCACGACGGCCGCCGCGTGGGCCCTCGGGGTCGGCGGTGTCGGCCAGGTCCTGGGCCGCCTCGCCTACGCCCCGGCGGAGCGGTGGCTCGCACCGGTACCGCGCACCGCGCTCGTCCTGCTGGCCTGTGCCGCCACCACCGCCCTGTTCGCCCTCGTCCCCGGCCCGCTCCCGCTTCTGCTCGGGATCGCCCTGCTCGCGGGGGCCGCGCGCGGCGTTCTCACCCTGCTCCACGCCACGGCCGTGGCCGACCGGTGGGGCACCGGGGACTACGCCACGCTCAACGGCCTCCTGCACACGCCGCTCATATTCGCCACCGCGCTGGCCCCCTGGGCGGGAGCCGCCCTGGCCGGACCGCTGGGCGGACATCCCGCGGTGTTCGCCCTGATGGCCGCACTCGCCGCCCTCGGCGCGCTGCTGGCCCTGGCGACCCGCACCGAACGCACGACCGACAAGGACGCACACCTGTGGAACACGCACACCTGA
- a CDS encoding FAD-dependent oxidoreductase has product MAEVHPVIVIGAGPTGLAAAAELVRRGLPVQVLERGPSAGAAVAEWGHVRLFSSWRDLVAPAAEKLLATTGRRRRDDDAYPTGREWVDAYLAPLAAALGERVRYGTEVTGVSRLGRDRVVDSARDEQPFTVRIRTERGEERLLARAVIDASGTWGSPNPLGGDGLPALGEGDPAPADRLSYRVPDTADPSVRARYAGRRTAVVGSGHSALTALVALAGLAADDPGTRVVWVLRRGEAGDAFGGGADDQLAARGALGTRARKAVEAGHIETVAGFRTSEVRAEGGAVVLVDGGRDRDGDVRALAPVDEVVVLTGFRPDLSFLSEIRLGLDATLQAPVALAPLIDPNVHSCGTVYPHGAAELAQPESGFYLAGMKSYGRAPTFLALTGYEQVRSIVAALDGDHESAARVELTLPETGVCKGSGLTDPDDAAEAAGEGGCCGGPGPAAVDLLTPSGSVATP; this is encoded by the coding sequence ATGGCAGAGGTACACCCCGTCATCGTGATCGGTGCCGGACCCACTGGGCTGGCCGCCGCCGCCGAACTGGTCCGGCGCGGCCTCCCCGTCCAGGTCCTGGAGCGGGGCCCCTCCGCCGGCGCCGCGGTCGCCGAGTGGGGGCACGTCCGGCTGTTCTCCTCCTGGCGCGACCTCGTCGCCCCGGCCGCGGAGAAGCTGCTGGCCACCACCGGCCGGCGGCGCCGCGACGACGACGCCTACCCCACCGGCCGCGAGTGGGTCGACGCCTACCTGGCCCCGCTGGCCGCCGCCCTCGGTGAGCGGGTCCGCTACGGCACCGAGGTCACCGGCGTCAGCCGCCTGGGCCGGGACCGGGTCGTGGACTCCGCCCGCGACGAACAGCCCTTCACCGTCCGGATCCGCACCGAGCGGGGCGAGGAGCGCCTCCTGGCGCGCGCCGTGATCGACGCCTCCGGCACCTGGGGCTCCCCCAACCCCCTGGGCGGCGACGGCCTGCCCGCCCTCGGCGAGGGCGACCCCGCGCCGGCCGACCGCCTGTCCTACCGCGTTCCCGACACGGCCGACCCCTCCGTCCGGGCCCGGTACGCCGGACGCCGCACGGCCGTGGTCGGCAGCGGCCACTCCGCGCTCACCGCCCTGGTGGCGCTGGCCGGACTCGCCGCCGACGACCCCGGCACCCGCGTCGTGTGGGTGCTGCGGCGCGGAGAGGCCGGGGACGCCTTCGGCGGCGGCGCCGACGACCAGCTCGCCGCCCGCGGCGCACTGGGCACGCGCGCCCGGAAGGCGGTCGAGGCCGGGCACATCGAGACGGTGGCGGGCTTCCGCACCTCCGAGGTCCGCGCGGAGGGCGGGGCCGTGGTACTGGTCGACGGGGGCCGCGACCGCGACGGTGACGTCCGCGCCCTGGCGCCGGTCGACGAGGTGGTCGTCCTCACCGGCTTCCGCCCGGACCTGTCCTTCCTCTCCGAGATCCGGCTCGGCCTGGACGCCACGCTCCAGGCTCCGGTGGCGCTGGCCCCGCTCATCGACCCCAACGTCCACTCCTGCGGCACCGTCTACCCCCACGGCGCCGCCGAACTGGCCCAGCCGGAGTCCGGCTTCTACCTGGCCGGGATGAAGTCCTACGGCCGCGCGCCCACGTTCCTCGCGCTCACCGGCTATGAGCAGGTACGCAGTATCGTCGCCGCACTGGACGGTGACCACGAGTCCGCCGCCCGCGTGGAGCTGACCCTGCCCGAGACCGGTGTCTGCAAGGGCAGCGGGCTGACCGACCCGGACGACGCGGCGGAGGCCGCCGGAGAGGGCGGCTGCTGCGGAGGGCCCGGCCCGGCGGCGGTCGACCTCCTCACGCCGTCCGGCTCCGTCGCCACACCGTGA
- a CDS encoding metalloregulator ArsR/SmtB family transcription factor — MTVTHEHTAGLLPTGDAETYAAWFACLAEPTRVRLLHAIATYPGAMSVGELAEALGVRQPTVSHHLRKLAEVGFVTTSRVGTSTRVAVNAACCTGLPHAADAVMGMLAARPCCPTEVPEDVTVRALTDADLPAVRRLHAAGAAAGDILAEGGEADAAENGGPDTGWLDGHAWVAERDGTVVGWAAAWPVSRLSAYAGVAETRIHVAEGERGRGVGKALARTQVVEADLAGLWTLQATVLPEDKAALALLHASGYRTLAVRERLVRHGGQWRDVVVLERRRDDTADPTAESGVQDLPDPVMRPESPAPDA, encoded by the coding sequence ATGACCGTCACGCACGAACACACCGCGGGGCTGCTGCCGACCGGGGACGCCGAGACCTACGCCGCCTGGTTCGCGTGCCTGGCCGAGCCCACACGCGTCCGCCTGCTGCACGCCATCGCCACCTATCCGGGCGCCATGAGCGTCGGGGAGCTGGCCGAGGCCCTGGGTGTGCGGCAGCCCACCGTCTCCCACCACCTGCGCAAACTCGCCGAGGTGGGTTTCGTGACCACCTCCCGCGTCGGCACGTCCACCCGGGTCGCGGTCAACGCCGCCTGCTGCACCGGCCTGCCGCACGCGGCCGACGCGGTCATGGGCATGCTCGCGGCGCGCCCGTGCTGCCCCACCGAGGTGCCCGAGGACGTCACCGTCCGCGCCCTGACCGACGCCGACCTGCCCGCCGTACGCCGCCTCCACGCGGCCGGCGCCGCGGCCGGGGACATCCTCGCCGAGGGCGGCGAGGCGGACGCCGCCGAGAACGGCGGCCCGGACACCGGCTGGCTCGACGGTCACGCGTGGGTGGCCGAACGCGACGGGACGGTCGTCGGCTGGGCCGCCGCCTGGCCCGTCTCCCGGCTCAGCGCCTACGCGGGCGTGGCCGAGACGCGGATCCACGTGGCCGAGGGCGAGCGCGGACGGGGCGTCGGCAAGGCGCTGGCGCGCACGCAGGTGGTCGAGGCCGACCTCGCGGGACTGTGGACCCTGCAGGCCACCGTCCTGCCCGAGGACAAGGCGGCGCTCGCCCTGCTGCACGCGTCGGGCTACCGCACCCTCGCCGTACGCGAGCGGCTCGTCCGGCACGGCGGGCAGTGGAGGGACGTCGTCGTCCTCGAACGCCGCCGCGACGACACCGCCGACCCCACCGCCGAGAGCGGCGTCCAGGATCTGCCCGACCCCGTCATGCGACCGGAGTCCCCCGCCCCTGACGCCTAG
- a CDS encoding pyrophosphatase has protein sequence MDVNGLTAEVEQVSRGYAARFGIERDADWFVLKLHEEMGELTQAFLALDGRGRAKGLDDRERSARFRAELADVFCHVLLLADHHGVDLTAEVRAKWLDRWGASQGTVGGPPGRSGGGTVDGVQ, from the coding sequence GTGGACGTCAACGGCCTGACCGCCGAGGTGGAGCAGGTGTCGCGCGGCTACGCGGCGCGCTTCGGCATCGAACGGGACGCCGACTGGTTCGTCCTCAAGCTCCACGAGGAGATGGGCGAGCTCACCCAGGCCTTCCTGGCACTGGACGGCCGCGGCCGCGCCAAGGGGCTCGACGACCGGGAGCGGTCCGCGCGGTTCCGGGCGGAGCTGGCGGACGTGTTCTGCCACGTGCTCCTGCTGGCCGACCACCACGGCGTGGACCTCACCGCCGAGGTGCGCGCGAAGTGGCTGGACCGCTGGGGGGCGTCCCAGGGCACGGTCGGCGGCCCGCCCGGGAGGTCGGGCGGGGGGACGGTCGACGGCGTCCAGTAG
- a CDS encoding flavoprotein, with amino-acid sequence MAKTLYLVMSGAPAPEGLPSLVRLLQADDWTVRCLSTPMGQRFHDADALAALTGEPVRVEYRRPGTGTPLPPADLVLACPLTFNSTNKFADGHADNFAIGLLCEMVGHAVPTVVVPHCKPQLASHPAFTRSLSTLGSLPSVTLLYDEQAPYESRIPTWERILSTVRTV; translated from the coding sequence ATGGCGAAAACCCTCTACCTCGTCATGTCCGGTGCTCCCGCGCCCGAGGGCCTTCCCTCGCTCGTCCGGCTGCTCCAGGCCGACGACTGGACCGTGCGGTGCCTGTCCACCCCCATGGGGCAGCGCTTCCACGACGCCGACGCGCTGGCGGCCCTGACCGGGGAACCGGTGCGTGTCGAGTACAGACGTCCAGGCACCGGTACACCCTTACCCCCGGCGGACCTGGTGCTCGCCTGCCCGCTCACCTTCAACTCGACGAACAAGTTCGCCGACGGCCACGCCGACAACTTCGCGATCGGCCTGCTCTGCGAGATGGTCGGCCACGCGGTTCCCACCGTCGTGGTCCCCCACTGCAAACCCCAGCTCGCGAGCCATCCGGCCTTCACCCGCTCCCTCAGCACCCTGGGCTCACTGCCCTCGGTCACGCTCCTGTACGACGAGCAGGCGCCGTACGAGTCCCGCATACCCACGTGGGAGCGGATCCTTTCCACCGTTCGCACCGTCTAG